The proteins below come from a single Aphanothece sacrum FPU1 genomic window:
- the hypA gene encoding hydrogenase maturation nickel metallochaperone HypA: MHELGITHNIVAIVIENAQGLTVKRVTVEIGQLSAIMPDAIRFCFDICCQGTILDGTTLEIIEIPGLGKCRHCGTRIPLSQPFGQCYNCGSIELEIIQGQELKIKEMEVEEICV; encoded by the coding sequence ATGCATGAACTGGGAATTACTCATAATATTGTTGCCATTGTCATTGAAAATGCTCAAGGTTTAACCGTTAAGCGCGTAACAGTAGAAATTGGGCAATTATCAGCTATTATGCCTGATGCTATTCGGTTTTGTTTTGATATTTGTTGTCAAGGCACAATTTTAGATGGCACAACCTTAGAAATTATTGAGATACCAGGATTAGGAAAATGTCGTCATTGTGGCACAAGAATTCCTTTATCTCAACCCTTTGGTCAATGTTATAATTGTGGCAGCATAGAATTAGAAATTATTCAAGGACAAGAGTTAAAAATTAAAGAAATGGAGGTAGAAGAAATATGTGTGTAA